TCGCGCCGGGTCGATATCCGCCGATCGTGTCGAACGTGGACCAGTCTGCGGTTGCTGTGACTGTCCGGTGTCCTCCAGGGCAACTCGCCGAAGCGACTGCCTCCGCCAGTTCTGTCTTCCCAGTGCCCGGAGGGCCCGTGAATATGACGTGTTTTCCCGTCCGAAGGGCGGAGAGAACCCGTCCGACGAGAGTCTCCGTATCCGGGAACACGATGTTGTCCAAGTCGACTTCGTCGACTGCGGCTGGAATTTCGGGAGACGGTCGTTCTCGAGTCGTCTCGTCCGCCGATCCGAGGTGATCCTTCAGTTCCGACTCAGTCAGCGAACCAGTATACAGTAACTCTCGAACCACATCCTCGAACGTGTTCCCGTCCAATCGGGCGAAGGCGTGACCAGCGATCCCGTCGCTCACATCGACGGTCGTCCACTCTTCGCTCACGGGGAGCCAGACGACCGAGACCTGGTGTTCGTGGGCATCGTTCTCTTCACGGATCTTCGATGGGTGCTTAGCGTTGTAAGGAGCGACTACACGTCCGATTCCGTACACCCGCGATTCACCACCGTAGCGGTGTTTAGCTACGACGATGTCGTCTTTCCTCAATTCCTCTTGAAAGAGATACGCTTGATACTCGCCATATTGGTGACTCGACTCGTCGTATCGAGAGACCTCTTCGATCCGCTCTTCTCGAGACTCGTATCCTACACTTTCGACTAGTGAGTGACCGAGCGATGCGATCGAACGGTCGCTCCAAACCTCCCAGAGGTCTGCTCCCTCACCTGGTGTGATCTGCCAGAGATCACGGTCTCCCAATGCTTCCATCACGTCTGCAGTATCGGGTTGAACTTCACGGGCCGTTCCGTCGTCTTCGATTAGAATTCGGGTGCCCCGCTCCTCCAGTTGTCGCGATAGTTTCGCCGCATCGTCGTCACTCAGATCGTAATAGATATCGTCGTTAGAGAGGCGGTCGAGACCCTCTAGCTCGCCGGTATCGATACGATACACTGGATCCTCGAATTCGAACCGGGCTTGATTGGGGAAGTCGTACTGGTGACCCTCCAATGCCCCGGGAACCAGGGTTTGGAGACCGTCCGTCTGGGCTTCGAAGGGTCCGAAGATGACGCCAGCCTCGAAATCGTGGAGAAAGAGCGAATCTCCACTTTGTACGTCGTGATCCCCCATCCGATCTCCCCCTCCTACCAACTGTCTACGTAAGCACTCCTGTCGCGTCTGCCCGTCACAGTGGAACTTCCACGCGTTCGTCATTGCTCCACCCTGGCAGGGCTCGACAATTAACAGTTGTCGTCGTTTCTTGACTCTCGACAGAGGTGGGTGAAAACTTCAGTACCAATCCAAGAATCAGTCGTTCTTCACCGTAGCCCCGACCGGAGACGACTCGGCATCAACGTGGTCGAAGATCGCTTTGCCGATGTACTCTGCCAGCCGTGGCGGAACGGCGTTCCCAATCAACCGCCCGACGTTCTTCACGCCCACGTCGTCGAAATCGTCGTAGAACTCGTAGTCCGGTGGGAAAGTCTGCAAGAGTGCCCCCTCGAGAAGCGAGAGCGCACGATCCTGATCCGTATCGTAGTGGCCGAAGCGACCACTCCCGTAGTTGTAGAATTGGGTCGTGATCGTCGGTGCCGGCTCGTCAGGTCGCATGCGACTGTACGGTGCCTTGTACGACCGTCCGCTGTCGCGCGTGTGACAGTCGGCGAGTAGGTGGTCTAATCCTTTCTCTTCCCAGCGAGTCCAATCCCCGCCAGGGACCATGTTCCGGATCCGTTCGAGATTCAGGTCGGAGAGGCTCCGTGCCCGGTGGAGATCGTTCTCCGGATGAGTCTCTCCCGCTTCGACCGGTGGAAGGTGATCGATTGCCTCCTTGACGGTGGGATACTCGGACTCGTCCGTGTAGGGTGGATCCGGGAGGCGAATTGGACCTTCACGGGACGCGAGGAGGACCCATCGTTTGCGCTTCTGTGGAATCCCATACTCCGGAGCGTACACCTTCCGGTTCTTGGGATCGTTGAGGAAGTACCCCATCTCTTCGATCGACTCTTCGAACGCCTGATAAGTGTCGTCGTTACGGACTTGCAGGACGTTCTCCGTGACGACGACGTCCGGTTCGACGTCCTCTACGATCCTCTTGAACTTGGTGAGTAATCCCCACTTCCCGTGGTCCGATGCACCGTCTTGTTCCGCGTGGTTCATCGTCGAGTACGGCTGGCACGGTGCACAGGCCGCCAATATCGTCAGGTCGGCGTCCCACGGGTACATTCGATGGATGGGCTCGGGATTTTGCGCCAACGGCTCGACGTCCGTCAATCGGAAGGTAGAGTCCGTGTTCGTGTTGTAGGGATACGCACTGTGTTGGTCGATATCGAGACCGCGTACGACGTCGATGCCGGCTTGCTCGAGGCCGTACGTCAGCCCACCGGCACCGCTGAACATATCGACCGCGTAGGCTTCCATGACAGCATCATCGGGAGTCTCTGTGTAAAACTTTTCCAGCGAGGCTCGTCGACAGACGTGACCCGGTGCGAGGTAATCGGCAATTCTAAGGGCCGCCCATCGTTCGTACGTTGGTATGTGCGACAGGTTCCGTACTCTCCGGATAGAAGACGTCTCTTCCCCCTCTCCCGAGTCGTCTACACCTCTCAACGGCGGACGAACAGATCGCTCGCCGGCTGCCCGAGAAGAGACACGACCATGATGGAGCGAGGAGTTCACGATGTCGACGATGCCGGGTGGTTCTTCTTCAGCGGTGGCCCCGGTGCCCCCAGATACGGGGGCGATCCCACGAAGCACGCCGTCGATCACGATACCGAAACCTTCGTTCGGGAAGTCCTCCAGAACGCGAACGACCAGGCACTCGACGACGACCCGGTGAAGGTGACGTTCGACCTCCTCACGCTCTCTGGTGCCGACAAAGCGGCGTTCCTCGACGCCCTTCAGTGGAACGACGGTCTCGGGGACCACATCCAAGCTGTCGCGAGCTCCGACAACGGTCGCAGCTACGAGGATCTCTCGAAGCGTCTCGACGATCCCGAGTCGGAACTCCGACTGCTGGTCGTCGAAGACGAGAACACGACCGGGTTGACGGGGCAGTGGGACGAAGACTCGAACTTCGCGGCACTCGTCAGAGACGAACTCTACAGCAGTAAACGCGACGACCGAGCTGGCGGCTCGTACGGTCTCGGTAAGTCCGTCTTGTGGACGTTCTCCGGTGCTTCTACCGTCGTGTTCAACTCGCGACTGGCAGAGGCAGAACACGAAACGGGTGCTAGACGACGGTTGATCGGCAGGACGAAGCTCCCGACCCACCGTCTCGACGACGAGAACTCGAGCTATCAGGGTGCAGGTTGGTTGTGTCGGCCGACGGAGGGAGATAACGGCACGCGCCCCGAAGCAATCTGGGACGATCGTGCAGCTCGTCTCGCGGAGCGCCTCCTACTCGACCGGCCGAATACGCCCGGAACGAGCATCATGGTCGTCGACTATCGAGATCCGACTCGCGACGAGCGTCGCGAGTTGGAAGAGTTGGCCGACGAGTTCGTCGAAGCCGCGGTGAAGTACTTCTGGCCCGCGATCCACCGCGGCGACCTCGAAGTCGACGTCAAGATGAACGGTGAAGAACGGGTAGCGGACGTACGTGATGTTCCATCGATTCGGCCGTTCCTCGAGTGTTTCGAGTCACGGGACGCGGACGATACGACGTTAGATGCACCAGGAGACGTCGCAGGGTTGGATGTTCCACTGTCTGTTCCACCTCGGTGGGACGGTGAAGAGACACCAGACGGAGAGGTCCGACTGGCAGCTCGACGTGCCTCGCCCGCCGACGACGATACACTCCTCAACCGGGTCGCACTGTTCAGAGGTGCGGGAATGGTCGTGAAGTACCTCGACCAATCGCGCGTGGCCTATGGAGACCGTAACTTCCACGCAATCTTGGCCTGTGGTGAAGCCAAGACTGATCACGGGTCGACGCCTGGTGATCGAGAAGTCGAACGGTTCCTCCGGTACGCCGAGCCCCC
The sequence above is drawn from the Halorhabdus sp. CBA1104 genome and encodes:
- a CDS encoding AAA family ATPase, coding for MGDHDVQSGDSLFLHDFEAGVIFGPFEAQTDGLQTLVPGALEGHQYDFPNQARFEFEDPVYRIDTGELEGLDRLSNDDIYYDLSDDDAAKLSRQLEERGTRILIEDDGTAREVQPDTADVMEALGDRDLWQITPGEGADLWEVWSDRSIASLGHSLVESVGYESREERIEEVSRYDESSHQYGEYQAYLFQEELRKDDIVVAKHRYGGESRVYGIGRVVAPYNAKHPSKIREENDAHEHQVSVVWLPVSEEWTTVDVSDGIAGHAFARLDGNTFEDVVRELLYTGSLTESELKDHLGSADETTRERPSPEIPAAVDEVDLDNIVFPDTETLVGRVLSALRTGKHVIFTGPPGTGKTELAEAVASASCPGGHRTVTATADWSTFDTIGGYRPGASGELEFTPGIFVETFEGGDTSASSQWLVIDEINRCDIDKAFGSLFTALTGGTVTLPFEHENESRVVVDGSTGASTADATENRYVIPDDWRLLATMNTYDKTSLYDLSFAFMRRFAFVTVPAPDPSEIDIGLVQRYVDAWDEIEDSGSYYRDVAKLWRRVNEGDSRDIGPAIAKDVLQFVQATDGDFTGAVTMYVLPQFEGLPTRDQVALLEELIELEDPDLDRSELLEFGREYFDLTSNDFDRFGA
- a CDS encoding DNA cytosine methyltransferase; this translates as MEAYAVDMFSGAGGLTYGLEQAGIDVVRGLDIDQHSAYPYNTNTDSTFRLTDVEPLAQNPEPIHRMYPWDADLTILAACAPCQPYSTMNHAEQDGASDHGKWGLLTKFKRIVEDVEPDVVVTENVLQVRNDDTYQAFEESIEEMGYFLNDPKNRKVYAPEYGIPQKRKRWVLLASREGPIRLPDPPYTDESEYPTVKEAIDHLPPVEAGETHPENDLHRARSLSDLNLERIRNMVPGGDWTRWEEKGLDHLLADCHTRDSGRSYKAPYSRMRPDEPAPTITTQFYNYGSGRFGHYDTDQDRALSLLEGALLQTFPPDYEFYDDFDDVGVKNVGRLIGNAVPPRLAEYIGKAIFDHVDAESSPVGATVKND